The following proteins are encoded in a genomic region of Eriocheir sinensis breed Jianghai 21 chromosome 2, ASM2467909v1, whole genome shotgun sequence:
- the LOC127002391 gene encoding protein phosphatase methylesterase 1-like isoform X1 — translation MSAARRELLKNVLPPMGSARRGRASGGLTVGGRRDYTPVSWRKYWDICKDVTLEDGDVFRVYQRGSEGPLLVLLHGGGYSALTWSLFAECVTEMVECQVLAVDQRGHGDTTTSDDTDLSAATMASDVGRVVETMYGSKQPPCVLIGHSMGGAVAVHTAYDQHMGGLAGLVVIDVVEGTAMDALSSMQSFLRGRPHNFNSLQNAVEWSVRSGQTRNVEAARVSMPGQVKNLETGKCGTVDLETMEEAPKEIPADGRRGSTVRADVIMEEGSEGDASNENSLGSENNLPVTKYTWRINLGETEKFWPGWFQGLSTKFLSSNPAKMLLLAGIDRLDTDLTVGQMQGKFQMQVLPQCGHAVQEDTPDRVAEVLATFLLRHKLAVAKAEFHSLPLLKAEASLLADSENDDSGQ, via the exons ATGTCTGCGGCCCGGCGTGAGCTGCTCAAGAATGTCCTGCCGCCCAtggg GTCAGCACGGCGAGGGCGGGCTTCTGGTGGGCTGACGGTGGGTGGGCGGAGAGACTACACCCCTGTGTCATGGAGGAAGTATTGGGACATCTGCAAGGATGTGACACTAGAGGACGGAGATGTGTTCCGGGTGTACCAGCGGGGCTCTGAGGGGCCGCTCCTGGTGCTGCTGCATGGGGGCGGCTACTCAGCACTCACCTGGTCACTCTTTGCT GAATGTGTGACGGAGATGGTGGAGTGTCAGGTGTTGGCAGTGGATCAGCGAGGTCACGGAGACACCACCACTAGTGACGACACTGACCTCTCGGCCGCTACGATGGCCAG TGACGTGGGCCGGGTGGTGGAGACCATGTACGGCAGCAAGCAGCCACCATGCGTGCTGATTGGTCACAGCATGGGCGGCGCCGTGGCTGTGCACACGGCTTATGACCAACACATGGGAG GCCTGGCAGGACTGGTTGTGATAGATGTGGTGGAGGGGACAGCAATGGATGCCCTCAGCTCCATGCAAAGTTTTCTGCGAGGGCGACCACACAACTTCAACTCTCTTCAAAATGCCGTTGAGTGGAG TGTTCGTTCAGGCCAAACAAGAAATGTTGAAGCAGCTCGAGTGTCCATGCCCGGTCAGGTTAAAAA TTTGGAGACAGGCAAGTGTGGCACAGTAGACTTGGAGACCATGGAGGAGGCTCCCAAGGAAATCCCTGCAGATGGGCGGCGAGGCTCCACAGTGCGGGCAGATGTCATCATGGAGGAAGGCTCGGAGGGTGATGCTTCAAACGAAAACTCCCTTGGATCTGAGAACAACTTGCCG GTTACAAAATACACCTGGCGAATAAACTTGGGAGAGACAGAGAAGTTTTGGCCTGGATGGTTCCAAGGCTTGTCTACCAAGTTTTTGTCCAGCAATCCAGCAAAGATGCTGCTGCTGGCAGGCATTGACAGGCTGGACACAGATCTCACAGTGGGGCAAATGCAAG GCAAGTTTCAGATGCAGGTGTTGCCGCAATGTGGCCATGCCGTGCAGGAGGACACCCCAGACCGTGTGGCTGAGGTGCTGGCCACCTTCCTGCTACGCCACAAGCTTGCTGTTGCAAAAGCAGAGTTCCATAG CCTTCCCCTACTCAAAGCAG AAGCTTCCCTGCTTGCTGATAGTGAGAATGATGACAGTGGCCAGTGA
- the LOC127002391 gene encoding protein phosphatase methylesterase 1-like isoform X2, with amino-acid sequence MSAARRELLKNVLPPMGSARRGRASGGLTVGGRRDYTPVSWRKYWDICKDVTLEDGDVFRVYQRGSEGPLLVLLHGGGYSALTWSLFAECVTEMVECQVLAVDQRGHGDTTTSDDTDLSAATMASDVGRVVETMYGSKQPPCVLIGHSMGGAVAVHTAYDQHMGGLAGLVVIDVVEGTAMDALSSMQSFLRGRPHNFNSLQNAVEWSVRSGQTRNVEAARVSMPGQVKNLETGKCGTVDLETMEEAPKEIPADGRRGSTVRADVIMEEGSEGDASNENSLGSENNLPVTKYTWRINLGETEKFWPGWFQGLSTKFLSSNPAKMLLLAGIDRLDTDLTVGQMQGKFQMQVLPQCGHAVQEDTPDRVAEVLATFLLRHKLAVAKAEFHRSFPAC; translated from the exons ATGTCTGCGGCCCGGCGTGAGCTGCTCAAGAATGTCCTGCCGCCCAtggg GTCAGCACGGCGAGGGCGGGCTTCTGGTGGGCTGACGGTGGGTGGGCGGAGAGACTACACCCCTGTGTCATGGAGGAAGTATTGGGACATCTGCAAGGATGTGACACTAGAGGACGGAGATGTGTTCCGGGTGTACCAGCGGGGCTCTGAGGGGCCGCTCCTGGTGCTGCTGCATGGGGGCGGCTACTCAGCACTCACCTGGTCACTCTTTGCT GAATGTGTGACGGAGATGGTGGAGTGTCAGGTGTTGGCAGTGGATCAGCGAGGTCACGGAGACACCACCACTAGTGACGACACTGACCTCTCGGCCGCTACGATGGCCAG TGACGTGGGCCGGGTGGTGGAGACCATGTACGGCAGCAAGCAGCCACCATGCGTGCTGATTGGTCACAGCATGGGCGGCGCCGTGGCTGTGCACACGGCTTATGACCAACACATGGGAG GCCTGGCAGGACTGGTTGTGATAGATGTGGTGGAGGGGACAGCAATGGATGCCCTCAGCTCCATGCAAAGTTTTCTGCGAGGGCGACCACACAACTTCAACTCTCTTCAAAATGCCGTTGAGTGGAG TGTTCGTTCAGGCCAAACAAGAAATGTTGAAGCAGCTCGAGTGTCCATGCCCGGTCAGGTTAAAAA TTTGGAGACAGGCAAGTGTGGCACAGTAGACTTGGAGACCATGGAGGAGGCTCCCAAGGAAATCCCTGCAGATGGGCGGCGAGGCTCCACAGTGCGGGCAGATGTCATCATGGAGGAAGGCTCGGAGGGTGATGCTTCAAACGAAAACTCCCTTGGATCTGAGAACAACTTGCCG GTTACAAAATACACCTGGCGAATAAACTTGGGAGAGACAGAGAAGTTTTGGCCTGGATGGTTCCAAGGCTTGTCTACCAAGTTTTTGTCCAGCAATCCAGCAAAGATGCTGCTGCTGGCAGGCATTGACAGGCTGGACACAGATCTCACAGTGGGGCAAATGCAAG GCAAGTTTCAGATGCAGGTGTTGCCGCAATGTGGCCATGCCGTGCAGGAGGACACCCCAGACCGTGTGGCTGAGGTGCTGGCCACCTTCCTGCTACGCCACAAGCTTGCTGTTGCAAAAGCAGAGTTCCATAG AAGCTTCCCTGCTTGCTGA